A DNA window from Streptomyces parvus contains the following coding sequences:
- a CDS encoding non-ribosomal peptide synthetase, protein MRAAVARALELTPQQLADDRDLFELGLDSLMLMSLVGTWRRAGSTVTFQDLTREPTLRAWTVLLGQARPDDHAPAPTPSDVTAAEEQSGSFPLATMQHAYWVGRQDGQPLGGVAAHFYVELDGHDVDPDRLDAALRALVRRHGMLRAVFDEEGRQRFGAAGATLTVHDLRAGTAGEAESRLQLLRENNTHARPDITTGEVFHASLCLLPGGSTRLQIDLDMMAGDALSLRVLLSDLRHFYECPDEPPREMSLDYRRYLAEHDVRRRAEREQHAAWWRERLPDLPRAPRLPTTVDPLTPVSAGDTTLTHSRRLHHWLGPADKAALIAAARRHGITPAAALATAFAEVIAAWSDSRRFLLNLPLFDREMFTPEVAHLVGDFSSSVLLDADLSAPHPFSRQARGLQERLQEGIAHGAYGGVEVLRDLARVEGAPVLAPVVYTSAIGLGEIFEQDVQKSFGHPSWIISQGPQVYLDAQVTELDGGLLLNWDVRDGVFETGVPDAAFDAYRRLISRLVTDPEAWDRPVDGLLATDVLPRRAVAALPATPVPARALHTRFFRLAETEPARAAVISTTGDTLTYGELGRTARQIAALLRDHGVREGDTVAVTLPKGADQVAAVLGTLAAGAAYAPVGVEQPAARRARIHAVAEASAVLTDRDHAHLCADASSAPVLLLEDAAKKEPSQAVQPDPALAAYVLFTSGSTGLPKGVEVSHRAVVNTIEAMEQQFGLGSSDRTLAISALDFDLATWDIFTPLSVGGQMVAVEQEHRRDAHLWARLVRTYGVTLVQCVPALLDLLMAAGEDDGLGDSLRMVLLGGDWIGLDQPRRLRALLPDCRFVALGGMTEAAIHSTVYEVEETDPAWKSVPYGVPLRNMRARVVDGHGRDCPDLVPGELWIGGPGVANGYRGDPERTAERFIEHDGERWYRSGDLARYRPDGVLEFLGRADHQVKIGGHRIELGEVESALEDDPAVLHAVATVLDAPVRHLAAAVSAHGEAPDPERVRLRAADRLPAYMVPERVLVLRDLPLTANGKLDRAAVRLALTEAAGQDGPRTSAPVGPVETAVADEWADLLEVADVGRESSFFLLGGDSLVATRMIGRLRAAGFPGARVADLFARPVLQHFCETLHPATTAPEQAAVLVPDPDHAHEPFPLTDVQAAYHTGRDPRFTLGGVGTWHYTEFDGTDVDLPRLERAWNALVARHGMLRAVVADGCQRVLPEVPPVRIPVGDTYGGDATEALADLRARLSRQVRDPARWPLFAIEAVRYREDGDAGKGDGEVRTRIGIGLDYLVLDALSITTLYAELNALYADPDQELPPVDVTFRDYLTRLPEDQEAAARARAHWQSRLSELPPPPALPFDLDPATLDTPVFTRRRLTVPAEDWQAVKRDAARHGLTPSTVLLALYAETLATWSGSDALTLTLTLFNRRDVHPHIHRVLGDFTSLSLAGYRREGTSWPAVARVLQRRQAEDLDHADVPIDWLLREFGRRTGTVDAAAPVVFTSAIGVGDATLAAPGTGFPAKVWGISQSPQVCLDNQVTEESGNLVVTWDAVEELFADGVLDAMFAAYERLLRHIVADDWEAPLPDLLPASQYERRAAEARESALEPVAPRLLHDAFFSHATTTPGRTALVTTAGQEVTYGALAGQALRIAAVLVDEGVRPGNLVAVTLPKGPEQIAAVLGVLAAGAAYVPLSLEQPTARLERVHATAGFEVVLGTWPAPEATGPRSLSFADTQHHEPLPTPCTESPQALAYVIFTSGSTGEPKGVEITHAAAWNTIADINARHDISGDDRVLALSALDFDLSVYDVFGLLAAGGSLLLPTEDQRREPARWPSLLKQHRVTVWNTVPALLDLLLDADEQDGAEGSRIAGLRTALVSGDWIGLDLPARLRARTERPCSFVAMGGATEAAIWSNTLTVTDPDARWVSIPYGRPLTGQHYRVVDRACRDCPDWTPGELLIGGAGLARGYLADPARTAEKFVEQDGRRWYRTGDLGRFRGDGLLEFLGRLDSQLKISGHRIEAGEIEAALEAHPAVARAAVVAVGERTAKRLVAFAVPQDPTTVARPATESAPSGPGTPAEDPELAERLFALLAERVPIYAVPSRILLLPTLPLTANGKVDRGALAGLAGPQTGSAGAEPPRGETEEALAALWHEHLPPWVPDRDANFFTAGGDSLTALRLLTAIERRLGATVPARRFFAAPTIAALAADVTRTLAAHATTYETGEL, encoded by the coding sequence GTGCGCGCGGCGGTCGCACGCGCGCTGGAGCTGACGCCACAGCAACTGGCCGACGACCGGGACCTCTTCGAACTCGGCCTCGACTCGCTGATGCTGATGTCCCTCGTCGGCACCTGGCGACGGGCGGGCAGCACCGTCACCTTCCAGGACCTCACGCGCGAGCCGACCCTGCGGGCCTGGACGGTCCTGCTCGGGCAAGCGCGGCCCGACGACCACGCACCCGCCCCCACCCCGTCGGACGTGACGGCCGCCGAGGAGCAGTCCGGCTCCTTCCCGCTGGCCACCATGCAGCACGCCTACTGGGTCGGACGGCAGGACGGACAGCCCCTCGGCGGCGTCGCCGCCCACTTCTACGTCGAGCTCGACGGCCACGACGTCGATCCGGACCGGCTCGATGCCGCCCTGCGCGCCCTCGTGCGGCGGCACGGCATGCTCAGGGCCGTCTTCGACGAGGAGGGCCGCCAGCGCTTCGGTGCCGCGGGTGCGACCCTCACCGTCCACGATCTGCGTGCAGGCACCGCCGGCGAGGCCGAATCCCGGCTGCAGCTGCTGCGCGAGAACAACACCCACGCCCGCCCGGACATCACCACGGGCGAGGTCTTCCATGCCTCTCTGTGCCTGCTCCCCGGCGGGAGCACCCGGCTGCAGATCGACCTGGACATGATGGCCGGGGACGCCCTGAGCCTGCGGGTCCTCCTGTCCGACCTGCGCCACTTCTACGAGTGTCCTGACGAACCGCCGCGCGAGATGAGCCTGGACTACCGCCGGTACCTCGCGGAGCACGACGTCCGGCGAAGGGCCGAACGCGAACAGCACGCCGCCTGGTGGCGAGAGCGTCTGCCGGACCTGCCCCGCGCCCCCCGGCTGCCGACGACCGTCGACCCGCTCACCCCGGTCAGCGCGGGCGACACCACGCTCACTCACTCCCGCCGCCTGCACCACTGGCTCGGCCCCGCCGACAAGGCCGCGCTCATCGCCGCGGCCCGCCGACACGGCATCACCCCCGCCGCCGCCCTCGCCACCGCCTTCGCCGAGGTCATCGCGGCCTGGAGCGACAGCCGGCGCTTCCTGCTCAACCTCCCGCTGTTCGACCGGGAGATGTTCACCCCCGAAGTGGCCCACCTGGTCGGCGACTTTAGCAGCTCGGTCCTGCTCGACGCGGACCTGAGCGCGCCGCACCCGTTCTCCCGGCAGGCCCGCGGCCTTCAGGAACGCCTGCAGGAGGGCATCGCCCACGGGGCGTACGGCGGCGTCGAGGTGCTGCGCGACCTCGCACGCGTCGAGGGCGCCCCGGTGCTGGCACCCGTCGTGTACACCAGCGCCATCGGCCTGGGCGAGATATTCGAGCAGGACGTCCAGAAGTCCTTCGGCCACCCTTCCTGGATCATTTCGCAGGGACCGCAGGTCTACCTGGACGCGCAGGTCACCGAACTCGACGGGGGTCTCCTCCTCAACTGGGACGTGCGTGACGGGGTGTTCGAGACCGGAGTCCCCGACGCCGCGTTCGATGCCTACCGCCGCCTCATCAGCCGTCTCGTGACCGACCCCGAAGCGTGGGACCGGCCGGTGGACGGCCTGCTCGCGACCGACGTCCTGCCCCGCCGCGCGGTGGCGGCCCTGCCCGCCACGCCGGTCCCTGCCCGCGCCCTGCACACCCGCTTCTTCCGGCTGGCGGAGACCGAGCCGGCCCGCGCCGCGGTCATCAGCACGACGGGCGACACGCTCACCTACGGCGAACTCGGCCGCACGGCACGGCAGATCGCCGCGCTGCTGCGCGACCACGGGGTGCGGGAGGGAGACACCGTCGCGGTGACCCTGCCCAAGGGCGCCGACCAGGTCGCCGCGGTGCTCGGCACCCTGGCCGCCGGCGCGGCCTACGCCCCCGTCGGAGTGGAGCAGCCCGCCGCACGACGAGCCCGCATCCACGCCGTGGCCGAAGCGTCCGCCGTACTCACCGACCGGGACCACGCCCACCTGTGCGCGGACGCCTCCTCGGCTCCGGTGCTGCTCCTGGAGGACGCGGCGAAAAAGGAACCCTCGCAGGCCGTCCAGCCGGACCCCGCCCTGGCCGCCTACGTGCTGTTCACCTCCGGCTCGACAGGACTGCCCAAGGGCGTCGAAGTCTCCCACCGAGCGGTCGTCAACACCATCGAAGCGATGGAGCAACAGTTCGGACTCGGCTCCTCCGACCGCACGCTCGCGATCTCCGCACTGGACTTCGACCTCGCCACCTGGGACATCTTCACCCCGCTGTCCGTCGGCGGCCAGATGGTCGCCGTGGAACAGGAGCACCGCCGCGACGCTCACCTCTGGGCACGGCTGGTGCGCACATACGGGGTGACGCTGGTGCAGTGCGTGCCCGCTCTGCTGGACCTGCTGATGGCCGCCGGCGAGGACGACGGCCTCGGCGATTCCCTGCGCATGGTGTTGCTCGGCGGGGACTGGATCGGACTCGACCAGCCCCGCAGACTGCGGGCCCTCCTACCCGACTGCCGTTTCGTGGCACTCGGCGGCATGACGGAGGCCGCGATCCACTCCACGGTCTATGAGGTGGAGGAGACCGACCCGGCCTGGAAGTCGGTCCCGTACGGTGTTCCGCTGCGCAACATGCGGGCGCGTGTCGTGGACGGGCACGGCCGCGACTGCCCCGATCTCGTCCCCGGCGAGCTGTGGATCGGCGGCCCCGGGGTGGCGAACGGCTACCGGGGCGACCCCGAGCGGACCGCCGAACGGTTCATCGAGCACGACGGCGAACGCTGGTACCGCAGCGGCGACCTGGCCCGCTACCGGCCCGACGGAGTGCTGGAGTTCCTCGGCCGTGCCGACCACCAGGTGAAGATCGGCGGCCACCGCATCGAACTCGGCGAGGTCGAGTCCGCGCTGGAGGACGACCCCGCCGTCCTGCACGCCGTCGCCACCGTCCTCGACGCACCGGTACGGCACCTCGCCGCGGCCGTCTCCGCCCACGGTGAGGCACCCGACCCGGAGAGGGTCCGGCTCAGGGCGGCGGACCGACTGCCCGCCTACATGGTCCCCGAGCGCGTCCTCGTCCTGCGCGACCTGCCGCTGACCGCCAACGGCAAACTCGACCGGGCGGCCGTCCGCCTAGCGCTCACCGAGGCCGCCGGCCAGGACGGACCGCGCACCTCCGCACCGGTCGGTCCCGTGGAGACGGCCGTGGCGGACGAGTGGGCCGATCTGCTCGAGGTGGCCGACGTGGGACGCGAGAGCAGCTTCTTCCTGCTGGGCGGCGACTCGCTCGTCGCGACCCGCATGATCGGCCGGCTGCGCGCCGCCGGATTCCCCGGCGCCCGTGTGGCCGACCTCTTCGCCCGCCCCGTGCTCCAGCACTTCTGCGAGACGCTGCACCCGGCGACGACCGCCCCTGAGCAGGCAGCCGTCCTCGTGCCCGACCCGGACCACGCCCACGAGCCCTTCCCGCTGACAGACGTCCAGGCCGCCTACCACACCGGCCGGGACCCTCGCTTCACCCTCGGCGGCGTCGGCACCTGGCACTACACGGAGTTCGACGGCACGGACGTCGACCTGCCCCGGCTGGAGCGCGCCTGGAACGCCCTCGTCGCCCGCCACGGCATGCTCCGTGCCGTCGTCGCGGACGGATGTCAGCGAGTCCTTCCCGAGGTGCCACCCGTGCGCATCCCCGTGGGGGACACGTACGGCGGCGACGCGACCGAGGCGCTCGCGGACCTGCGCGCCCGCCTGTCCCGCCAGGTCCGTGACCCCGCCCGGTGGCCGCTCTTCGCGATCGAGGCGGTGCGCTACCGCGAGGACGGGGACGCCGGGAAGGGGGACGGTGAGGTACGCACCCGCATCGGCATCGGCCTGGACTACCTGGTGCTCGACGCGCTCTCCATCACCACGCTCTACGCCGAACTGAACGCGCTCTACGCCGACCCGGACCAGGAACTGCCGCCCGTCGACGTGACGTTCCGCGACTATCTGACCCGCCTCCCGGAGGACCAGGAGGCGGCAGCGCGAGCCCGTGCCCACTGGCAGTCCCGCCTGTCCGAACTGCCGCCACCCCCCGCCCTGCCCTTCGACCTAGACCCCGCCACTCTCGACACGCCCGTCTTCACCCGGCGCCGGCTGACCGTACCCGCCGAGGACTGGCAGGCGGTCAAGCGGGACGCGGCCCGCCACGGCCTCACCCCCTCCACCGTCCTGCTCGCCCTGTACGCGGAAACCCTGGCGACCTGGAGCGGCAGTGACGCCCTGACTCTCACGCTCACCCTCTTCAACCGGCGTGACGTCCACCCCCACATCCATCGGGTGCTGGGCGACTTCACCTCGCTGTCCCTCGCCGGATACCGGCGCGAGGGCACATCCTGGCCGGCGGTGGCCAGGGTCCTGCAACGCCGTCAGGCAGAGGACCTCGACCACGCCGACGTGCCGATCGACTGGCTGCTGCGGGAGTTCGGCCGACGTACGGGCACGGTGGACGCGGCCGCGCCCGTCGTGTTCACCAGCGCCATCGGCGTCGGTGACGCGACGCTGGCCGCACCGGGCACCGGATTCCCCGCCAAGGTCTGGGGCATCTCCCAGTCACCGCAGGTCTGCCTGGACAACCAGGTCACCGAGGAGTCCGGGAACCTGGTCGTCACCTGGGACGCAGTCGAGGAGTTGTTCGCCGACGGCGTGCTGGACGCCATGTTCGCCGCCTACGAACGGCTGCTGCGGCACATCGTCGCCGACGACTGGGAAGCGCCGCTCCCCGACCTGCTGCCCGCCTCCCAGTACGAACGCCGGGCTGCCGAGGCACGGGAGTCCGCCCTCGAACCGGTGGCTCCTCGCCTGCTGCACGATGCGTTCTTCAGCCACGCGACCACCACCCCCGGCCGCACCGCCCTCGTCACGACGGCAGGGCAGGAGGTGACCTACGGAGCCCTCGCCGGGCAGGCTCTGCGCATCGCCGCGGTACTCGTCGACGAGGGCGTACGGCCGGGGAACCTGGTCGCGGTCACCCTGCCCAAGGGCCCGGAACAGATAGCGGCCGTCCTGGGAGTCCTCGCGGCCGGAGCCGCCTACGTGCCCCTCAGCCTCGAACAGCCCACCGCACGGCTGGAACGCGTGCACGCCACCGCCGGGTTCGAGGTGGTTCTCGGAACCTGGCCCGCCCCGGAGGCGACCGGCCCCCGTAGCCTGTCCTTCGCGGACACGCAGCACCATGAGCCGCTGCCCACCCCCTGTACGGAGTCTCCGCAGGCGCTCGCCTACGTGATCTTCACATCAGGCTCCACGGGCGAGCCCAAGGGTGTCGAGATCACCCACGCCGCCGCCTGGAACACGATCGCCGACATCAACGCCCGCCACGACATCAGCGGGGACGACCGCGTCCTCGCCCTCTCCGCGCTGGACTTCGACCTGTCCGTGTACGACGTCTTCGGCCTGCTCGCGGCAGGAGGCTCCCTCCTGCTGCCCACCGAGGACCAGCGCCGTGAACCTGCTCGCTGGCCGAGCTTGCTGAAGCAGCACCGCGTGACCGTCTGGAACACCGTGCCCGCCCTGCTCGACCTCCTGCTCGACGCCGACGAACAGGACGGCGCGGAAGGCAGCCGGATCGCGGGGCTGCGGACCGCACTGGTCTCCGGCGACTGGATCGGCCTCGACCTGCCCGCCCGGCTTCGGGCCCGGACCGAGCGGCCCTGCTCCTTCGTCGCCATGGGCGGCGCCACCGAAGCCGCCATCTGGTCCAACACCCTCACCGTCACCGATCCGGACGCCCGGTGGGTCTCCATCCCGTACGGACGCCCCTTGACCGGGCAGCACTACCGGGTGGTCGACCGGGCCTGCCGGGACTGCCCCGACTGGACGCCCGGCGAACTGCTGATCGGGGGTGCCGGACTGGCTCGCGGCTACCTGGCCGACCCGGCCCGCACCGCCGAGAAATTCGTCGAGCAGGACGGGCGGCGCTGGTACCGGACGGGTGACCTGGGCCGGTTCCGGGGTGACGGTCTGCTGGAATTCCTCGGCCGGCTTGACAGCCAGCTGAAGATCTCAGGCCACCGCATCGAGGCGGGCGAGATCGAGGCCGCACTGGAAGCACACCCGGCCGTCGCACGGGCCGCTGTCGTGGCCGTGGGGGAGCGTACCGCCAAGCGTCTGGTGGCCTTCGCCGTACCGCAGGACCCCACCACGGTGGCCAGGCCCGCAACCGAGTCCGCTCCTTCTGGTCCGGGCACGCCCGCCGAGGATCCGGAACTCGCCGAGAGGCTCTTCGCCCTGCTGGCGGAACGCGTGCCGATTTACGCCGTCCCGTCCCGCATCCTCCTGCTCCCCACGCTGCCCCTCACCGCGAACGGCAAGGTCGACCGGGGAGCCCTGGCCGGTCTGGCGGGCCCGCAGACCGGGTCCGCCGGCGCCGAACCGCCTCGGGGCGAAACCGAAGAAGCCCTTGCCGCGCTCTGGCACGAACACCTGCCGCCATGGGTGCCGGACCGCGACGCCAACTTCTTCACCGCAGGCGGCGACAGCCTCACCGCACTGCGCCTGCTGACCGCGATCGAGCGCCGCCTCGGGGCCACCGTGCCCGCCCGCCGCTTCTTCGCCGCACCGACCATCGCCGCGCTCGCCGCGGACGTCACCCGAACGCTCGCGGCCCACGCGACCACCTATGAGACCGGAGAGCTGTGA
- a CDS encoding ABC transporter permease subunit translates to MTTVLTPPRRRIRPARPGTPQYRRPPLLTCAGTLLLLLLALLGPLAAPYSPTAQLAAPFQPPDGQFLLGTDVLGRDVASRVLGGGRSIVLTALAGTAAAGAIGVAVGVLAAMVSRRLGDLLVRCVDALAVVPALLVVLVLAAGFPGSDAALVAAVTLATAPFSTRILRAAGDTVLSSGYVEAALARGDTRRAVLRHDVLPNIAGPALMDTALRLVASLHLTATAGFLGLGQGGAAPDWGRMVSENVPGATLAATPFLAPALLLVGLSVCVGLLAGRLAEAVGRGIA, encoded by the coding sequence ATGACGACGGTCCTGACACCGCCGAGGAGGCGGATCCGCCCGGCGCGTCCGGGCACGCCGCAGTACCGGCGACCGCCGCTGCTCACCTGTGCCGGCACGCTGCTCCTGCTCCTGCTCGCCCTGCTGGGACCGCTGGCCGCGCCGTACAGCCCCACCGCCCAGCTCGCCGCGCCCTTCCAGCCGCCGGACGGCCAGTTCCTCCTCGGCACCGACGTGCTGGGCCGGGACGTGGCGAGCCGCGTGCTCGGCGGAGGCCGGTCCATCGTGCTGACCGCGCTGGCCGGGACGGCTGCGGCCGGAGCCATCGGGGTGGCCGTCGGCGTCCTGGCGGCCATGGTCTCCCGCAGGCTCGGCGACCTGCTGGTCCGCTGCGTGGACGCCCTCGCCGTCGTCCCCGCCCTCCTGGTCGTCCTGGTCCTGGCCGCCGGGTTCCCCGGCAGCGACGCGGCCCTCGTGGCGGCCGTTACCCTGGCCACCGCCCCCTTCTCCACCAGGATCCTGCGCGCTGCGGGGGACACGGTGCTCAGCAGCGGGTACGTCGAGGCGGCCCTGGCCCGCGGCGACACCCGGCGGGCCGTGCTCCGCCACGACGTGCTGCCCAACATCGCCGGACCGGCCCTCATGGACACCGCGCTGCGCCTGGTCGCGTCCCTGCACCTCACCGCCACCGCGGGCTTCCTCGGCCTCGGTCAGGGGGGAGCGGCGCCCGACTGGGGGCGCATGGTGAGCGAGAACGTCCCCGGGGCGACGCTGGCCGCCACGCCGTTCCTCGCACCGGCCCTGCTGCTCGTAGGGCTGTCCGTGTGTGTCGGGCTGCTGGCCGGACGGCTGGCGGAAGCGGTCGGACGGGGGATCGCGTGA
- a CDS encoding ABC transporter ATP-binding protein has product MKGNGTFARRVQEGLLAEISGLTVGPVSGGPPVLHDASLSVAPGQVLGIVGRSGSGKSSLAYSLLGHVRPGLEVRSGTAQVAGLDPFTPADAGRLRGRVVSFLGQDPASSLNPALQIGTQIAEAVRLRSAVKRANDVRARAEELLLSVRLPADRAFRRRMPRQLSGGQAQRVGLALALAGTPRLLVLDEPTSGLDTVLADAMRGLLAEVLSEGDRAALLVSHDPAWIASVADEVIRLEGGRIVTAGPVKRPVPVLTQTKARTGWSGPPRPQEVTTEGGLHVRGLSAAHGRVAVLHDVSLTVPAGSCTAVVGPSGSGKTTLARCLAGLHRPVRGSAEWREAGAERGRGAAVQLVAQDARGALNPRESVRSALLRPLRGVGRRPTEDALEEAVRLLGLVGLDEGVLTRRPGELSGGQRQRVALARTLAAQPRALVCDEITSALDSDTASGILDLLDSLRSTMGLTVVMVTHDLTAVARRAERVVVLDAGRVVEDGPAEQVLQAPEHPRTRQLLSYAGDAVLAVPE; this is encoded by the coding sequence GTGAAAGGGAACGGGACATTCGCGCGCCGGGTGCAGGAGGGTCTGCTCGCCGAGATCAGCGGGCTGACGGTCGGTCCGGTGTCCGGGGGCCCGCCTGTCCTGCACGACGCCTCCCTGTCGGTTGCGCCAGGGCAGGTGCTGGGGATCGTGGGCAGGTCGGGTTCCGGCAAGAGCAGCTTGGCCTACAGCCTGCTCGGACACGTCCGACCCGGCCTGGAGGTGCGGTCAGGAACTGCCCAGGTGGCCGGACTCGACCCTTTTACCCCTGCGGACGCCGGTCGGCTGCGGGGACGCGTGGTGTCGTTCCTGGGACAGGACCCGGCATCATCGCTCAACCCCGCGCTACAGATCGGCACGCAGATCGCGGAGGCGGTACGCCTGCGCTCGGCCGTGAAGCGTGCGAACGACGTTCGTGCGCGGGCTGAGGAACTGCTGCTTTCCGTGCGGCTGCCGGCCGACCGGGCGTTTCGGCGACGGATGCCGCGGCAGCTGTCGGGAGGGCAGGCCCAACGCGTCGGCCTCGCACTGGCCCTGGCTGGTACACCCCGCCTGCTGGTCCTCGACGAGCCCACCAGCGGTTTGGACACGGTCCTGGCCGACGCGATGCGCGGCCTGCTGGCCGAGGTCCTCTCCGAGGGTGACCGCGCCGCGTTGCTGGTCAGCCACGACCCGGCGTGGATCGCGTCCGTGGCGGACGAGGTGATCCGCCTGGAGGGAGGGCGGATCGTCACGGCAGGGCCGGTGAAGAGACCGGTGCCTGTTCTGACACAGACGAAAGCCCGCACCGGCTGGTCCGGTCCGCCGCGGCCGCAGGAAGTCACCACCGAGGGAGGGCTGCACGTGCGCGGGCTGAGTGCCGCCCACGGCCGCGTTGCCGTGCTGCACGACGTCTCCCTCACCGTCCCGGCAGGCTCCTGCACCGCCGTGGTGGGCCCCTCGGGTTCGGGGAAGACCACCCTCGCCCGCTGTCTCGCAGGGCTCCACCGGCCCGTACGAGGCAGTGCCGAGTGGCGGGAGGCCGGTGCGGAGCGAGGACGCGGCGCCGCGGTGCAACTCGTCGCACAGGACGCCCGCGGCGCCCTCAACCCCCGGGAATCCGTGAGGTCCGCGCTCCTACGCCCTCTCAGGGGAGTCGGGCGTCGACCCACCGAGGACGCGCTCGAAGAGGCCGTACGGCTGCTCGGCCTGGTCGGTCTGGATGAGGGTGTACTGACGCGCAGACCGGGGGAGTTGTCGGGCGGCCAGCGCCAGCGCGTCGCCCTGGCGCGGACGCTGGCGGCTCAGCCGCGCGCTCTCGTCTGCGACGAGATCACCTCGGCGCTGGACTCGGACACGGCGAGCGGAATCCTTGACCTGCTGGACTCGCTGCGGTCGACGATGGGGCTGACCGTCGTGATGGTGACGCACGACCTGACGGCCGTCGCCCGCCGTGCGGAGAGGGTCGTCGTCCTGGACGCGGGAAGGGTGGTCGAGGACGGCCCCGCCGAACAAGTGCTCCAGGCGCCGGAACACCCCCGTACGAGGCAACTGCTCTCCTACGCCGGCGATGCCGTCCTCGCCGTACCGGAGTAG
- a CDS encoding (2,3-dihydroxybenzoyl)adenylate synthase, giving the protein MSETHRTWPEAEKARYRAVGHWEGVTFGARLRQWGAGRGGRVALVDGDRRWTYAQLDAEADLIARGLRGLGIGRGDRVVVQLPNRAEFVLLWFALQRLGAVPVHAMPGHRRREIGHLVRVSGAVACVVPDRHARFDHRELMREVRAEQGPDGSLRHVIVVGDPGPGEDFVSFEALRTAPPTTSGHGLDAGGAAPSDIALLLLSGGTTGLPKLIPRTHDDYAYNARACADVCALDARTVYLAVLPIGFNFTFACPGVLGTLMAGGTVVVAPDPSPQTAFALVEQEGVTLTSLTPPLVPHWMAEAASGSWDLGSLTVVQVGGARLPEDQARKLGPALGATVQQVFGMAEGLINLTRLDDSEDLVCATQGRPVSPDDEVLVADTDGTPVPDGTAGELLTRGPYTLRGYYRAEEYNRTAFTPDGYYRTGDVVRRLPTGHLVVVGRIKDQINRGGEKIAAVEVEEELLTHLTITAAALVGVPDVRWGERSVAFVVCEGSAPGAREVAAHLKERGLAGHKAPDEVVQVPALPLTAVGKVDKAALAERLLQS; this is encoded by the coding sequence ATGAGCGAGACACATCGGACCTGGCCCGAGGCCGAGAAGGCGCGGTACAGGGCCGTCGGCCACTGGGAGGGCGTCACCTTCGGAGCCCGGTTGCGCCAGTGGGGGGCCGGGCGCGGAGGGCGCGTCGCGCTCGTCGATGGCGACCGCCGCTGGACCTACGCCCAGTTGGACGCCGAGGCTGACCTCATCGCCCGCGGACTGCGCGGACTGGGCATCGGACGGGGCGACCGCGTGGTGGTCCAGCTCCCGAACCGCGCCGAGTTCGTACTCCTCTGGTTCGCCTTGCAGCGGCTCGGTGCGGTACCGGTGCACGCCATGCCCGGCCATCGGCGCCGGGAGATCGGCCATCTGGTGCGCGTGTCGGGGGCCGTGGCCTGTGTGGTGCCCGACCGGCACGCCAGATTCGACCACCGTGAACTGATGCGCGAGGTGCGGGCGGAGCAGGGACCGGACGGCTCGCTGCGGCATGTCATCGTGGTCGGCGATCCGGGACCGGGCGAGGACTTCGTCTCCTTCGAGGCGCTTCGCACAGCACCGCCAACCACCTCGGGTCACGGCCTCGACGCCGGTGGAGCCGCCCCCTCCGACATCGCCCTCCTGTTGCTGTCCGGCGGCACCACAGGGCTCCCCAAACTCATCCCGCGCACGCACGACGACTACGCCTACAACGCCCGCGCCTGCGCCGATGTCTGTGCGCTCGACGCACGGACCGTCTACCTGGCGGTGCTGCCGATCGGCTTCAACTTCACCTTCGCCTGCCCCGGTGTGCTGGGCACCCTGATGGCCGGCGGGACCGTCGTCGTCGCGCCCGACCCCAGCCCGCAGACGGCATTCGCCCTCGTCGAGCAGGAGGGCGTGACCCTGACCTCGCTGACCCCGCCGCTCGTCCCCCACTGGATGGCCGAGGCCGCGTCCGGATCCTGGGACCTCGGCAGCCTCACGGTGGTGCAGGTCGGCGGGGCCCGGCTGCCGGAGGACCAGGCCCGCAAGCTGGGACCGGCGCTCGGGGCGACCGTGCAACAGGTCTTCGGCATGGCGGAGGGTCTGATCAACCTGACGCGCCTCGACGACTCCGAGGACCTGGTCTGTGCCACCCAGGGCCGACCCGTCTCGCCGGACGACGAGGTTCTCGTGGCGGACACCGACGGCACGCCCGTGCCGGACGGGACGGCGGGCGAACTCCTCACCAGGGGCCCGTACACGCTGCGTGGCTACTACCGCGCCGAGGAGTACAACCGCACGGCGTTCACGCCGGACGGGTACTACCGGACCGGGGACGTGGTGCGGCGCTTGCCCACCGGACATCTCGTGGTGGTGGGGCGGATCAAGGACCAGATCAACCGGGGCGGCGAGAAGATCGCCGCGGTGGAGGTGGAGGAGGAGTTGCTGACACATTTGACGATCACCGCCGCGGCCCTGGTCGGTGTGCCGGACGTGCGGTGGGGTGAGCGGTCCGTCGCCTTCGTCGTCTGCGAGGGTTCGGCTCCCGGCGCGCGGGAGGTCGCCGCCCATCTCAAGGAGCGCGGGCTGGCCGGGCACAAAGCGCCGGACGAGGTCGTGCAGGTTCCCGCGCTCCCGCTCACCGCGGTCGGAAAGGTGGACAAGGCGGCGTTGGCAGAACGTCTGCTCCAGTCGTAA